One part of the Salinimonas iocasae genome encodes these proteins:
- the queA gene encoding tRNA preQ1(34) S-adenosylmethionine ribosyltransferase-isomerase QueA translates to MKLSDFNFSLPEHLIAKYPTEQRSASRLMHLNGTDGEVKHRMFADMLELVEEGDLLIFNNTRVIPARLKGKKPTGGQVEVLVERILDNNCVLAHVRASKAPKPDTQLILEDAVNVTVTGRQDALFLLRFDHDESVLALLEKYGHMPLPPYIDRPDESSDKERYQTVYNQKPGAVAAPTAGLHFDDAILQRLADKGVQTGFVTLHVGAGTFQPVRVDNILEHQMHAEYAEVPEDVVEQVRQTKAKGKRVIAVGTTSVRSLESAAKAAGDEIIAPFFDDTDIFIYPGFNFKVVDAMFTNFHLPESTLMMLISAFARRDNVMNAYAQAIDREYRFFSYGDSMFIEKA, encoded by the coding sequence ATGAAACTAAGCGACTTTAATTTTTCGTTACCTGAACATCTCATCGCCAAATATCCTACGGAACAGCGCAGCGCCAGCCGTCTTATGCATCTTAATGGTACAGATGGCGAGGTGAAGCATCGCATGTTTGCCGACATGCTGGAGCTTGTGGAAGAGGGCGACCTGCTGATATTCAACAATACGCGGGTTATTCCGGCCCGTCTGAAGGGCAAAAAGCCAACGGGCGGGCAGGTTGAAGTACTTGTTGAGCGCATTCTTGATAACAACTGCGTACTGGCACATGTCAGAGCAAGCAAAGCACCTAAGCCGGACACACAGCTTATTCTTGAAGACGCGGTCAATGTGACCGTCACAGGCAGGCAGGATGCTTTGTTTTTGCTTCGTTTTGACCACGATGAGTCGGTATTGGCACTGCTGGAAAAGTACGGGCATATGCCATTGCCGCCTTACATTGACCGTCCCGATGAGTCCAGTGACAAAGAGCGCTATCAAACGGTATATAACCAGAAGCCAGGCGCCGTTGCGGCGCCGACCGCAGGTTTGCATTTTGATGATGCCATTTTACAAAGGCTTGCCGATAAAGGGGTGCAGACCGGATTCGTTACGTTGCATGTTGGCGCAGGGACGTTTCAGCCGGTGCGGGTGGATAATATTCTTGAGCATCAGATGCATGCTGAATACGCTGAAGTGCCAGAGGATGTGGTAGAGCAGGTGCGTCAGACTAAAGCAAAAGGAAAACGGGTCATTGCCGTGGGTACAACGTCTGTTCGTTCCCTGGAATCAGCAGCGAAGGCGGCCGGTGATGAGATCATCGCCCCGTTCTTCGATGATACCGATATCTTTATTTATCCAGGCTTTAACTTCAAAGTCGTGGATGCCATGTTTACAAATTTCCATTTGCCAGAATCAACCCTGATGATGCTAATAAGTGCATTTGCCCGGCGTGACAATGTAATGAATGCGTATGCGCAGGCTATCGATCGGGAGTATCGGTTCTTCAGCTACGGCGACAGTATGTTTATTGAGAAAGCATAA
- the tgt gene encoding tRNA guanosine(34) transglycosylase Tgt: MQFELLKTEGKARRGRLVFDRGVVETPAFMPVGTYGTVKGMTPEELEDSGAHICLGNTFHLMLRPGTSIIKQHGDLHDFMHWDKPILTDSGGFQVFSLGDLRKITEEGVTFRSPINGEKILLTPEKSMEVQRDLGSDIVMIFDECTPFPATEQEARLSMEMSLRWAERSKVAHGDSPAALFGIIQGGMYENLRDVSLAGLEEIGFDGYAIGGLSVGEPKEDMIRIIDHTAHQIPDDKPRYLMGVGKPEDIVEAVRRGVDMFDCVMPTRNARNGHLFVTEGVVKIRNAKHRNDTSALDENCDCYTCKNYSRSYLHHLDKCNEILGARLNTIHNLRYYQRVMQGLRDALDAGDLDSFVKEFYAQKDMPVPAL; encoded by the coding sequence ATGCAATTTGAGTTGTTAAAGACAGAAGGTAAAGCCAGACGTGGTCGTCTGGTATTTGACCGTGGCGTGGTTGAAACACCTGCCTTCATGCCGGTAGGCACCTACGGCACGGTAAAAGGTATGACGCCCGAAGAGCTGGAAGACAGTGGCGCGCACATTTGTCTGGGAAATACGTTTCACCTGATGTTACGCCCTGGCACCAGCATTATTAAACAGCACGGCGATCTGCACGATTTTATGCACTGGGATAAGCCAATTCTGACTGATTCCGGTGGTTTTCAGGTCTTCAGCCTGGGCGACTTACGTAAAATTACTGAAGAGGGTGTGACCTTCCGCTCACCTATCAATGGTGAGAAGATTCTGCTTACGCCGGAAAAATCCATGGAAGTGCAGCGCGATCTGGGTTCAGACATCGTGATGATTTTCGATGAGTGCACACCATTTCCTGCCACCGAACAGGAAGCGCGTTTATCTATGGAGATGTCACTGCGCTGGGCCGAACGCAGCAAAGTAGCTCATGGTGACAGCCCCGCAGCCCTGTTTGGTATTATTCAGGGTGGCATGTACGAAAACCTGCGTGATGTATCGTTGGCCGGGCTGGAAGAGATAGGTTTTGATGGCTATGCCATTGGTGGTTTGTCAGTAGGTGAGCCTAAGGAAGATATGATTCGCATTATCGATCATACTGCCCATCAGATTCCTGACGATAAGCCCCGTTATCTAATGGGCGTGGGTAAACCGGAAGACATCGTTGAGGCTGTACGCCGCGGTGTTGATATGTTCGACTGCGTAATGCCCACGCGTAATGCCCGCAACGGTCATTTGTTTGTTACCGAAGGGGTGGTCAAAATCCGCAATGCTAAACATCGCAATGATACATCGGCGCTGGATGAAAATTGTGATTGTTACACTTGTAAAAACTATTCGCGGTCTTATCTACATCATCTGGATAAATGCAATGAGATTCTTGGTGCGCGCCTGAATACCATTCATAACCTTCGGTATTACCAGCGAGTGATGCAGGGATTGCGTGACGCATTGGATGCCGGCGATTTGGATAGTTTCGTTAAAGAATTTTACGCACAAAAAGACATGCCGGTACCGGCATTATAA
- the yajC gene encoding preprotein translocase subunit YajC: protein MSLFISNAYAQSAGGQQGGGFEMLIMLGVFGLIFYFLLYRPQAKRVKEHKALVSSLSKGDEVLTQGGLVGRITKVSEEKDFIEIALNETNNIVVQKSSVTAVLPKGTMKAI from the coding sequence ATGAGCTTATTCATTTCTAACGCTTATGCACAATCTGCGGGCGGCCAACAGGGTGGCGGCTTTGAAATGCTGATTATGCTGGGTGTTTTTGGTCTGATTTTTTACTTTTTGCTATACCGTCCACAGGCCAAGCGCGTTAAAGAGCATAAAGCATTGGTTTCATCGCTGAGTAAAGGTGACGAAGTGCTCACTCAGGGTGGCCTGGTGGGTCGCATCACTAAGGTCTCAGAGGAAAAAGACTTTATCGAAATCGCACTGAACGAGACTAACAATATCGTAGTGCAAAAGTCATCAGTGACTGCTGTTCTGCCAAAAGGCACGATGAAAGCAATCTAA
- the secD gene encoding protein translocase subunit SecD, translating to MLNKNSVWKVLLAVLIVAMCALYALPNLYGEDNAVQISAGRNATVTESMLSQVRETLDSNEIDTKRIEFEDGQILVRLKDSEAQLKARENLERALGDDYVVAMNLAADTPQWLEDLGASPMKLGLDLRGGVHFLMEVDMSEAIAKSLEDAESDFRTALREENLRYRAVNVRDGHVDIKFRDEETLESAQFFLRNRNRDLLFTEQDNLVLRAAFSEDKLKEIRDYAVKQNITILRNRVNQLGVAEPLIQKQGADRIVVQLPGVQDTARAKEILNATATLEFRLLDREHDVRDAINGRVPPGTQLINDKNGQPQLLEKQVMLTGNHIIDANNSVDEYGIPQVNISLDSEGGNKMSRGTRGNIGNPMATVFIEYKATGEKTEEGKLKFEKHEEVISVATIQAQLGSSFRITGLDSPKEARDLALLLRAGALIAPIQIVEERTVGPSLGAENIELGMQAIIYGLIAVLAFMLIYYKAFGIVANIALASNLVMIVGIMSMIPGATLTLPGMAGIVLTVGMAVDANVLIFERIREELRDGRSPQQAIHQGYDSAFSTIMDANITTFIAALILFAVGTGPIKGFSITLMIGIATSMFTAILLTRVIVNAVWGGRRVKKLAI from the coding sequence GTGTTAAACAAGAATTCTGTCTGGAAGGTACTGCTCGCCGTACTCATCGTTGCGATGTGCGCGTTGTATGCGCTTCCTAATCTTTATGGCGAAGACAACGCCGTTCAAATCTCTGCCGGCAGGAACGCAACTGTAACTGAGTCGATGCTCAGTCAGGTGCGCGAAACGCTGGATTCTAATGAAATCGATACTAAACGCATAGAGTTCGAAGACGGACAAATTCTGGTTCGTCTGAAAGATTCTGAAGCGCAGCTTAAGGCGCGTGAAAACTTAGAACGTGCATTAGGCGATGATTATGTGGTGGCAATGAACCTTGCTGCTGATACCCCCCAGTGGCTTGAAGACCTGGGTGCATCGCCAATGAAGCTGGGGCTTGATTTACGTGGTGGTGTTCACTTTCTGATGGAAGTGGATATGAGTGAAGCCATTGCAAAATCACTGGAAGATGCCGAAAGTGACTTTCGTACCGCACTTCGTGAGGAAAACCTGCGCTATCGTGCTGTAAATGTGCGCGATGGTCATGTGGATATAAAATTTCGCGATGAAGAAACGCTGGAAAGCGCACAGTTTTTTCTCAGAAACCGCAACCGCGACCTGTTGTTCACAGAACAGGATAACCTGGTATTACGGGCGGCATTCTCTGAAGACAAGTTAAAAGAGATTCGCGATTACGCAGTGAAGCAAAACATTACCATTTTGCGTAACCGGGTTAATCAGTTAGGTGTTGCTGAGCCATTGATTCAGAAGCAGGGTGCGGATCGCATTGTGGTGCAATTACCGGGTGTTCAGGATACTGCCAGAGCAAAAGAGATTCTGAACGCAACGGCGACGCTGGAGTTCCGTCTGCTTGACAGAGAGCATGACGTTCGCGATGCCATTAATGGTCGTGTCCCGCCTGGTACGCAGTTGATCAACGATAAGAATGGTCAGCCACAGCTGCTAGAAAAACAGGTCATGCTGACGGGTAACCATATAATCGATGCCAACAACAGCGTTGATGAATACGGTATTCCGCAGGTGAATATTTCACTGGATTCTGAAGGTGGTAATAAGATGTCCCGCGGTACCCGTGGCAACATCGGTAATCCCATGGCTACGGTTTTCATTGAATATAAAGCCACCGGTGAGAAAACTGAAGAAGGTAAGCTTAAGTTTGAGAAACATGAAGAAGTTATCTCGGTAGCGACTATTCAGGCGCAGCTAGGTAGTAGCTTCAGAATTACCGGTCTGGACTCACCTAAAGAAGCCCGTGATCTGGCATTGTTACTACGTGCCGGCGCACTTATCGCGCCTATCCAGATTGTCGAAGAGCGTACAGTGGGGCCGAGCCTTGGTGCTGAAAATATCGAGCTGGGTATGCAGGCGATTATTTATGGTCTGATTGCTGTCCTGGCATTTATGCTTATTTACTACAAAGCTTTTGGTATTGTGGCCAATATCGCGCTGGCATCTAACCTGGTGATGATTGTCGGTATTATGTCGATGATACCCGGGGCGACACTTACCCTGCCGGGTATGGCGGGTATTGTATTAACGGTCGGTATGGCGGTTGATGCTAACGTACTCATTTTTGAACGGATACGTGAAGAGCTGCGCGATGGCAGAAGCCCTCAACAAGCCATTCACCAGGGCTATGACAGTGCCTTTTCTACAATCATGGATGCCAATATCACCACATTTATTGCTGCGCTGATTCTTTTCGCCGTAGGCACCGGGCCTATCAAAGGGTTCTCGATTACGCTGATGATTGGTATCGCCACATCCATGTTCACCGCTATTCTGCTGACCCGCGTTATTGTTAACGCTGTCTGGGGTGGCCGTCGCGTGAAAAAGCTGGCGATTTAA
- the secF gene encoding protein translocase subunit SecF, whose product MRLIKVSETINFMKLRTVMMVLSAVLLIGSVASLAVNSLNWGLDFTGGTLIEVGYDKPANLSQIRTTLNETDFEDAVVQNFGSSEAVLIRIAPREGVKSAQIGNQVVSALRSTGDNVEMRRIEFVGPNVGEELTEQGGLAMLVALLCILVYVAMRFEWRFALGSVSALAHDVLLTLGLFSILQIEFDLTVLAAVLAVIGYSLNDTIVVCDRIRENFRKIRKGEPNEIVNISLTQTLNRTIITSLTTVLVLLALFYKGGALIHGFATALLFGVIIGTYSSIYVASSVALALGISKEDLMPPQVEKEGADLDPMP is encoded by the coding sequence ATGCGATTAATTAAAGTATCTGAAACCATCAACTTCATGAAGTTGCGTACCGTTATGATGGTACTCTCTGCTGTTTTGTTGATTGGTTCTGTTGCGTCGCTGGCAGTTAACAGCCTCAATTGGGGGCTGGATTTCACCGGTGGTACGCTTATCGAAGTGGGCTATGATAAGCCTGCTAATTTATCTCAAATTCGCACTACGCTAAACGAGACTGATTTTGAAGATGCCGTGGTTCAGAACTTTGGATCAAGTGAAGCGGTGCTTATCAGAATTGCCCCTCGTGAAGGTGTAAAATCTGCGCAGATTGGAAACCAGGTGGTTTCTGCACTGCGTAGCACGGGTGACAACGTTGAGATGCGTCGTATCGAATTTGTCGGACCAAATGTTGGTGAAGAACTGACCGAGCAGGGCGGACTGGCTATGCTGGTGGCTCTGCTATGTATTCTGGTTTATGTAGCGATGCGTTTTGAATGGCGTTTTGCACTGGGTTCTGTATCGGCCCTGGCGCACGATGTTCTGTTAACGCTGGGTCTGTTTTCAATTCTGCAAATCGAATTTGATTTGACCGTGCTTGCGGCTGTACTGGCAGTTATCGGTTATTCACTCAACGATACCATTGTTGTATGTGACAGAATTCGTGAAAACTTTCGCAAGATCAGAAAAGGTGAGCCAAACGAAATTGTGAATATCTCCCTGACGCAGACGTTGAACCGGACGATAATCACGTCATTGACTACCGTACTGGTATTATTGGCGCTTTTCTATAAAGGTGGTGCGCTTATCCATGGTTTCGCTACAGCATTGCTGTTTGGTGTCATCATTGGTACATACTCTTCTATCTATGTCGCCAGTTCAGTAGCATTAGCTCTGGGCATCAGTAAAGAAGATTTGATGCCCCCGCAGGTAGAAAAAGAAGGTGCTGATCTGGATCCAATGCCGTAA
- a CDS encoding aspartyl protease family protein has protein sequence MKAAISVFLASMVFSVAATAGVTKWLEFELRGGHIILPATVSGIPTQAILDSGAQFNAINTAFMGKHNLSYNRVGKIRVQGAFGVKVQDKLSGLPIQLFGSETTFDQVVGLALGHHSRGLLLGAPLFYGNIMQIDYPGKRLRLVTRDSMELADFTNIRMVDQKGSGMPIVQVTVEGKNIWLILDTGNSAGVVIERTLARDMGLIKQQNGITGAQGATKSIHVESTRVSQMQFGPYTLENVLVSFNAEGNSIRLKNQYSQTGTRINGKRVSGLIGYDVLKHFVLTMDYARGQMHVGLPEE, from the coding sequence ATGAAAGCAGCAATCAGCGTTTTTCTGGCCAGTATGGTATTTTCGGTGGCAGCGACAGCCGGTGTGACCAAGTGGCTCGAATTCGAGTTGCGTGGCGGTCATATCATTTTACCTGCAACAGTCAGCGGTATTCCCACCCAGGCTATCCTCGATAGCGGTGCGCAATTTAATGCGATTAATACAGCGTTTATGGGCAAGCACAACCTGAGCTACAACCGTGTTGGTAAAATTCGGGTTCAGGGCGCGTTCGGCGTAAAAGTTCAGGATAAACTGTCTGGCCTGCCTATACAGCTATTTGGTAGTGAAACCACCTTTGATCAGGTGGTCGGGCTTGCTTTAGGCCACCACTCAAGAGGGTTGCTGCTCGGCGCACCATTATTCTATGGCAATATCATGCAGATCGATTATCCAGGTAAACGTCTGCGGCTTGTCACCCGTGATTCCATGGAGCTGGCAGATTTTACTAATATCAGGATGGTCGACCAGAAAGGATCGGGAATGCCAATAGTTCAGGTGACGGTAGAGGGAAAAAACATCTGGCTGATACTGGATACAGGGAATAGCGCTGGTGTGGTTATTGAACGTACCCTGGCGCGGGATATGGGGTTAATAAAACAACAAAACGGGATAACCGGCGCGCAGGGAGCAACCAAAAGCATTCATGTTGAATCAACCCGTGTATCACAGATGCAGTTCGGCCCCTATACACTGGAAAATGTGTTGGTTTCCTTTAATGCCGAAGGTAATAGTATCAGACTGAAAAATCAGTACAGCCAGACAGGAACCCGCATTAACGGTAAGCGTGTATCCGGGCTCATTGGCTATGATGTGCTTAAACATTTCGTGCTGACAATGGACTATGCCAGGGGGCAGATGCATGTAGGACTGCCTGAAGAATAA
- the suhB gene encoding inositol-1-monophosphatase — translation MHPMLNIAVRAARVAGSIIVRGFEHRDDLQLQSKGDNDYVTQIDKEAEKAIINKIRQSYPDHAFLGEESGETEGTDNEFQWIIDPLDGTTNFIKGIPHFAVSIALLYKGRLDQAVVFDPIRGELFTASRGKGAQLNGYRIRATKPRDLSETVLATGLPFKNKTQYSEYALSLNKIFHECGDIRRAGSAALDMAYVAAGRHDGYWERGIKPWDIAAGELLVQEAGALATDFKGGNDPLYKGEIVAGSPKIVQALLKHLK, via the coding sequence ATGCATCCGATGCTGAATATCGCGGTTCGCGCTGCGCGCGTTGCCGGTTCTATTATAGTTCGTGGTTTTGAACACCGCGACGATTTACAACTGCAGTCCAAGGGCGACAACGATTATGTTACCCAAATCGACAAGGAAGCGGAAAAAGCGATCATCAACAAGATTCGTCAGTCATACCCTGACCATGCTTTCTTAGGTGAAGAAAGTGGTGAGACAGAAGGTACTGACAATGAATTCCAATGGATTATTGACCCGCTGGATGGCACCACCAATTTTATAAAAGGCATTCCTCACTTTGCCGTTTCTATAGCACTTCTTTATAAAGGACGTCTGGATCAGGCGGTTGTTTTCGATCCTATTCGCGGCGAGCTGTTCACTGCCAGCCGGGGTAAAGGTGCCCAGCTAAACGGTTATCGTATTCGTGCTACTAAACCGCGTGATTTGTCCGAAACGGTGCTGGCAACCGGCCTGCCATTCAAGAACAAAACACAATATAGCGAATATGCCTTAAGCCTGAATAAAATTTTTCATGAGTGCGGTGATATCCGTCGTGCCGGCAGCGCGGCGCTTGATATGGCTTATGTAGCGGCCGGACGCCATGATGGCTACTGGGAGCGTGGAATTAAGCCGTGGGATATCGCAGCCGGTGAGCTACTGGTACAAGAAGCAGGCGCGCTGGCGACAGACTTCAAAGGGGGCAATGACCCTTTATATAAAGGTGAAATTGTCGCAGGGAGTCCCAAGATTGTTCAGGCATTGCTAAAACATCTTAAATAG
- the trmJ gene encoding tRNA (cytosine(32)/uridine(32)-2'-O)-methyltransferase TrmJ has translation MLSNIKIVLVNTSHTGNIGSAARAMKTMGLSNLWLVDPIQAPDGKASALAAGAGDVLGNATTVETLEEAVADCGLVVGTSARSRTHSWPMLEPRECGEKMISEVPNYPVALVFGRENNGLTNEELQQCHYHVCIPANPEYSSLNLAMAVQTLSYEVRMAWLSRQAIDAEPTEYPINDDLERFYTHLESTLQGTGFIVKNHPGMVMTKLRRLFNRSRPEAQELNILRGILSSIDKATKSDKS, from the coding sequence ATGCTAAGTAATATAAAAATCGTGCTGGTAAATACCTCGCATACCGGAAATATCGGCTCCGCAGCCCGTGCTATGAAAACGATGGGGTTAAGCAACCTGTGGCTGGTTGACCCCATTCAGGCGCCTGATGGAAAGGCAAGTGCACTGGCAGCCGGGGCTGGCGACGTTCTGGGGAATGCTACCACCGTAGAAACGCTGGAAGAAGCGGTGGCGGATTGCGGCCTGGTGGTCGGTACATCTGCTCGCTCGCGCACCCATTCCTGGCCGATGCTTGAACCCAGAGAGTGCGGGGAGAAAATGATTAGCGAGGTGCCTAATTATCCAGTGGCACTGGTATTTGGACGCGAAAATAATGGTCTGACAAACGAAGAGTTACAACAGTGTCACTACCATGTCTGCATTCCGGCTAACCCAGAGTACAGCTCACTGAACCTAGCTATGGCAGTACAAACCTTAAGTTACGAAGTGCGTATGGCATGGCTGTCCCGCCAGGCTATCGATGCTGAGCCAACCGAATACCCTATCAATGATGACCTTGAGCGTTTCTACACGCACCTGGAGTCAACCCTGCAGGGCACAGGCTTTATTGTTAAAAATCATCCCGGCATGGTAATGACGAAGCTGCGCCGCCTGTTCAACCGCTCACGCCCTGAGGCGCAGGAATTGAATATCTTAAGAGGAATACTGTCCTCCATCGATAAGGCCACCAAATCAGATAAGAGCTAA
- the cysE gene encoding serine O-acetyltransferase, translating to MFERIKDDIQGVFHRDPAARNTFEVLTNYPGLHAIWMHRVAHRLWRGNFKWLARSLSTFSRWLTGVEIHPGAKLGRRFFIDHGMGVVIGETAEIGDDVTLYHGVTLGGTSWQSGKRHPTLENNVVIGAGAKVLGPITIGAGAKIGSNSVVVKDAPAGATVVGIPGRIVTSPVNQQKAAENSDKRNCIAQKYGFDAYAISPDNPDPVANAMGIMLEHMHQMDHKVEEMCGVIRSMGGNVCTDNLSSLSKEDFAETGIDPVIYDEGDDQEAFDPKI from the coding sequence ATGTTCGAACGGATAAAAGACGATATTCAGGGCGTTTTTCACCGCGACCCTGCCGCCAGAAATACATTTGAGGTTTTAACTAACTACCCGGGTTTGCATGCAATCTGGATGCATCGGGTGGCGCACCGCTTATGGCGGGGAAATTTCAAATGGCTGGCGCGCTCTCTGTCCACATTCAGTCGCTGGCTGACGGGTGTGGAAATCCATCCTGGCGCAAAATTAGGCCGCCGTTTTTTTATCGACCATGGGATGGGTGTGGTGATTGGAGAAACGGCAGAGATTGGTGACGATGTTACGCTGTATCACGGGGTTACGCTGGGCGGCACCTCGTGGCAATCAGGCAAGCGCCATCCCACGCTTGAAAATAATGTAGTGATCGGCGCGGGTGCAAAAGTGCTTGGGCCTATTACAATTGGCGCAGGCGCAAAGATTGGCTCCAATTCAGTAGTGGTAAAGGATGCGCCAGCCGGCGCGACAGTGGTAGGTATTCCGGGCCGTATTGTTACCTCTCCAGTTAATCAACAAAAAGCGGCAGAAAATAGTGATAAGCGCAACTGTATCGCTCAAAAATATGGGTTCGATGCATATGCTATCTCACCGGATAACCCCGATCCGGTCGCCAATGCTATGGGAATAATGCTGGAGCACATGCACCAGATGGACCACAAAGTGGAAGAAATGTGTGGCGTTATTCGCAGCATGGGCGGGAATGTATGCACGGATAATCTTAGCTCACTGAGTAAGGAAGACTTCGCTGAAACGGGTATCGACCCGGTCATTTATGACGAAGGCGACGACCAGGAAGCCTTTGACCCAAAAATCTGA
- the iscR gene encoding Fe-S cluster assembly transcriptional regulator IscR → MKLTSKGRYAVTAMLDVALHSTKGPVPLADISERQEISLSYLEQLFSRLRREKLVDSVRGPGGGYLLGRDATDIAIGEVIRAVDETVDATRCSGHADCQGGERCLTHSLWQDLSDRISVFLNSITLGELMAQRDVLEVADRQDKIALKSQDITVSVQL, encoded by the coding sequence ATGAAGCTAACGTCTAAAGGGCGATACGCAGTTACTGCCATGCTCGATGTGGCCCTGCATTCTACCAAGGGGCCAGTTCCGCTTGCCGATATTTCAGAACGACAGGAAATATCACTTTCTTACCTTGAACAGTTATTTTCCAGATTACGCAGAGAAAAGCTGGTCGATAGCGTAAGGGGACCGGGCGGCGGCTATTTGCTGGGGCGTGATGCCACCGATATAGCAATTGGCGAAGTGATTCGGGCGGTTGATGAGACCGTAGATGCGACCCGCTGTAGCGGACACGCAGATTGTCAGGGCGGCGAACGCTGTCTGACCCACAGCCTGTGGCAGGATTTAAGCGACCGTATCAGCGTCTTTTTAAATAGCATCACACTGGGCGAGTTGATGGCACAGCGAGATGTGCTGGAAGTAGCCGACCGGCAGGATAAAATCGCCCTGAAAAGTCAGGATATCACTGTGAGTGTGCAACTCTGA
- a CDS encoding IscS subfamily cysteine desulfurase yields MARSSLPVYLDYAATTPVDPRVAEQMMQCLTLDGNFGNPASRTYLYGWVAEEAVDVARNQVADLLSCDPREIVFTSGATESNNLALKGAAQRYKDKGQHIVTVVTEHKAVLDTCAYLETQGFDVTYLDVDDQGLIDIDALENALRDDTIIVSVMHVNNEIGVIQDIGRIGEICRERGIIFHVDGAQSVGKLPVDLSTLPVDLYSISAHKFYGPKGSGALFVRRRPKVHIEEQIHGGGHERKMRSGTLATHQIVGLGKACELASSELVDEQIRLEKLRDKLWAGLSQLDNVRLNGHATARVAGNLNVSFMGCDGESLMMALNDIAVSSGSACTSASLEPSYVLKAIGCEAETAHSGIRFSVGRFTTEEDIEYTIEKVTDVVQRLRQAG; encoded by the coding sequence ATGGCTCGTTCTTCGTTACCCGTATATTTGGATTATGCTGCAACTACGCCAGTAGATCCCAGAGTGGCAGAGCAAATGATGCAGTGTTTGACGCTGGACGGCAACTTTGGCAATCCGGCGTCACGGACGTACCTTTATGGCTGGGTGGCTGAGGAGGCGGTGGATGTTGCCCGCAACCAGGTTGCTGATTTGCTTAGTTGTGATCCCCGCGAAATCGTTTTCACCTCAGGCGCCACGGAATCTAACAATCTGGCGCTTAAGGGGGCTGCACAGCGGTACAAAGACAAAGGGCAGCACATCGTTACTGTTGTGACCGAACACAAGGCGGTGCTTGATACGTGCGCATACCTTGAAACGCAGGGATTCGACGTTACCTACCTGGATGTGGATGACCAGGGCCTGATTGATATTGATGCGCTGGAGAATGCCTTGCGTGACGACACTATTATTGTGTCGGTCATGCACGTCAATAATGAAATAGGTGTTATACAGGATATCGGACGCATTGGGGAAATTTGCCGCGAGCGCGGTATCATTTTTCATGTAGACGGGGCGCAGAGCGTTGGCAAACTGCCTGTAGACCTGAGCACACTGCCGGTGGATTTGTATTCTATATCGGCCCACAAGTTTTATGGGCCTAAAGGCAGTGGTGCGCTGTTCGTGCGGCGTCGGCCTAAAGTACATATTGAAGAGCAGATTCATGGCGGTGGACACGAACGCAAGATGCGTTCTGGTACGCTTGCTACCCATCAGATAGTTGGTCTTGGCAAGGCGTGTGAACTGGCCTCCAGTGAACTAGTCGATGAACAAATACGACTGGAAAAATTGCGTGACAAGCTATGGGCTGGTCTGAGCCAGCTTGATAATGTCAGGCTAAACGGCCACGCCACTGCGCGTGTTGCTGGCAATTTGAATGTGAGCTTTATGGGGTGTGACGGCGAGAGTCTGATGATGGCATTAAATGATATTGCTGTTTCATCCGGTTCTGCCTGTACCTCTGCCAGTCTCGAGCCTTCTTATGTGCTAAAAGCAATTGGCTGTGAGGCAGAAACTGCCCACAGCGGTATCCGCTTTTCTGTAGGTCGTTTCACCACAGAAGAAGATATCGAATACACCATTGAAAAAGTCACTGACGTTGTGCAGCGGCTTCGTCAGGCTGGCTGA